One region of Fusarium oxysporum f. sp. lycopersici 4287 chromosome 14, whole genome shotgun sequence genomic DNA includes:
- a CDS encoding hypothetical protein (At least one base has a quality score < 10) — MKMLATRNWSWYIIQQASKDSITLLAHFMPEKYQQCLIKEGLDSIEKVINHLFRNHNRPLYCPSCRKTFETLIERDGHVLENVCKRNNEKLMEGLTESQKSRLIDKDQYDLGETTRWRLIWSTVLPDSEEPGSPYLDRGDGLKISMIRDFWAVAGQQFVSNFLKGQGAHTDQNCTVHERSYQKALESLIKWAMDDSTVCLPTPDLA, encoded by the coding sequence atgaagatgttaGCGACGAGGAATTGGTCGTGGTATATTATTCAACAGGCAAGCAAGGATTCTATCACCTTGCTTGCCCATTTTATGCCCGAGAAATACCAGCAATGCCTTATTAAAGAAGGTCTGGATTCCATAGAAAAAGTGATTAACCATCTTTTTCGAAATCACAATCGGCCTCTGTATTGTCCTTCATGCCGGAAGACCTTCGAAACGCTGATTGAGCGGGATGGTCACGTCTTGGAGAATGTTTGCAAGAGAAACAATGAAAAGCTGATGGAGGGGCTCACCGAATCTCAAAAATCCAGGCTGATCGACAAAGATCAGTATGATTTAGGCGAAACAACTCGATGGCGTCTTATCTGGTCTACCGTCTTACCAGACTCGGAGGAGCCTGGATCTCCATATCTTGATCGGGGAGATGGGCTCAAAATCTCTATGATAAGGGATTTCTGGGCTGTCGCTGGCCAACAATTCGTCTCTAACTTTCTCAAAGGGCAGGGAGCTCATACCGACCAAAATTGCACAGTGCATGAGAGGTCATATCAGAAAGCATTAGAGAGTCTGATAAAATGGGCAATGGACGATTCAACTGTTTGTCTTCCGACTCCTGATCTTGCATAG